A single genomic interval of Zingiber officinale cultivar Zhangliang chromosome 4A, Zo_v1.1, whole genome shotgun sequence harbors:
- the LOC121973185 gene encoding uncharacterized protein LOC121973185 has product MLSEPEKKLSSAGKRKGRDQGEAQSVAETKRARAEIEATAQGKDNRLLAGFLAHEFLSGGTLLGRRWDPSKGAFEQGILPPASGAYSQASYLLLKAEGTHIPGVVNPSQLARWLQM; this is encoded by the coding sequence ATGCTGAGCGAACCAGAGAAGAAGCTAAGCTCGGCGGGGAAGCGGAAGGGCCGCGATCAGGGCGAGGCCCAATCCGTGGCGGAAACGAAGCGAGCTCGGGCCGAGATCGAGGCCACGGCCCAGGGGAAGGACAACAGGCTCCTCGCCGGCTTCCTCGCGCACGAGTTCCTCTCCGGGGGCACGCTGCTCGGGCGGCGGTGGGATCCGTCGAAGGGTGCCTTCGAGCAGGGCATACTTCCACCGGCCTCCGGCGCGTACAGCCAGGCGTCGTACTTGTTGCTGAAGGCGGAGGGAACCCACATCCCCGGCGTGGTGAACCCTAGCCAGCTCGCCAGATGGCTTCAAATGTGA